ACACCGCCACTGCGGCAGGTCTGGCTTCCGGCGGTGGCCTGTCTTTCTATGGCGGCATTCGTGAAGGGCTTGATCTCATCATCAGTGCGGTCGAAACCGACTCCCGGGCTAAGATCATCTCCCGCCCTACCATATTCACGCTGAATAACACCCCCGCTGCCATCAGCACCGGCACCTCATTCCCCATCGCCTCCTCCAGCCAGAACCTCGGCACCGCCGGCGGCTTGATCTCCAACGTCCAATACCAGGACGTCGCCCTCAGCCTGAACATCGTCCCCCTCATCAACACACCGGACGAGCTCACCCTGCAAATCTCCCAGGAAAATAGCGACCTGCTGGATGAACGTCTCGTCGGTGAAGACCTCTACCCCACACTCTCCAAGCAGTTGCTCACCACCGTCGTTATGTGCAAAAACAACTCCACCGTCCTGCTCGGTGGCCTCATTCGCGATTCCGACAAAGGCAGCGGTTCCAAGGTGCCCTTCCTCTCCCGCATCCCCGTCCTCAACCTCCTCACCAAATCCACCGCCAAGTCCGATGACCGCCGTGAGCTGCTGATCTTCATCCAGCCCCGCATTGTCGAAGGCACCCATGACCTCCCACCCACCTATCAGGACGGCCTAGGCACCAGCCCCTTCGCCACCGAAGCTATGGGCTTCATGCAGGATGAAAAACGCATCGCCGCCGAGGCCGAGGCAGCCGCCAAAGCCGCCATGAATCCCGTCAAGCGCAGCCGCATTCGTGCCCTCGTGGACAAGCTCTTCGGCCGCGATGAAGTCCGCAGTGTCGAGCATCCCTATCAAGCCTATCCGGGCCCCTAATCGCCCGAAAGGTCTCCTAAACTTGAGCCTGTGCCCCCAGCCGTAAGCTGGCCCTATTTGGTTGCCGGAAGGTAGGCTTGAGGTGTTTTGCGCATACCCGCATCGTCCGCCGCTTGCCCCCCAAGAAGGTGGATAATTTGGCAGTTGCCCGCCTTTGCCAAAGAACCTGCTTCCCCGGCTAAATACATGCTTCCTGCGGTAGGTATTCCAGCCTCGTTGCCCCAGGTACTCCATCCCGCCATCAAAAACGACGGTCAAAACGCTCGACAAACCTTCGTATTCTGGACCAGCCTGCCCATCCGGCGAAGCCTCACCACGGCCTCCGTCAATCATCGGCCTAACCATGAATGCCATTCTCCTTTTCATCACGCTCGTCGCAGCCCCATTCGCGCTCGGCCAGATTTCCCAGCCCGAAATCATCGTGGACCAGGCAGACTCCCACATCTTCCCCGCCGTCTGGAGAAACTCCAAAACCGCACCCTCCGCCGTGCCCCTGTCCGGGCCAGATCAGCCGCAGGCCCGCGCCCTGGTGGAAGAAGCCCTCTCTCATTATCCGGCGGAGGTTTTAAGCACAAGCCTGAAAAAAGTCTATGTCGTCGCTGCACTGAAATACAGAGGCGTCAGCACCGGCGGCACAAATTCCCGCAGCATCGTTTACGTCGTCAGCCATCCTAAATACACCGCCGCGCAGATCGAAAGAATCTTCCACGCGGAGTATTCCAGCATCCTCTTCAGGAACCACCACTCGCAGTTTGATCTCATCGCCTGGCAGGCCATCAACCCTCCCGGCTTTGCGTATCGCGGTAGTGGAGTGGCAGCCATCAAAAACAAGCAGGCCTCCGTCCGCATCAAGGAGGACGTCCATACCGACGGTTTCCTCCACGAATACGGCCTGGCCAGCATCGAAGAAGATTTCAATTCCTATGCCGCCCTCCTTTTCATGGGCGACCGCGCCCTCTGGTCCGCCATCGAAACGCACCCCAAAGTGAAAGCCAAGGCCGACCTCGTCATCGCCTTCTACCATAAAATCCACCCCACCTTCACCCTAGCTTACTTCCACGCACTTCGTCCTGCCTCCGCCACGCCATAGCCAAATCAAAAGATTTTCCCCAACCCCGGAGCCATCAAAGTACTCCAGAGATTTAGCTCGCCAAAACCTCCATTGTAGCATCCAGCTACTCCCCGGTCTTGCTCCTTCCATGCGTAACCCCACCTAGAATTCGCAGCCCCCGTCCTCTCAGATCACCAGGCTCGTCCTCATCTTCTCCCCCTCCAGCAGCGCACGGAAACGCTGTTCATCACTCTCACGCGTATCGCTCACCAGGCAGTAGCGGTAGTTACTCCAATGCTGCAACTCCGCCTCCGCATTCAGCATCCGCAGTTCAAACGCCTCCGCACTTTCCGTATTCCTCCCGCTCAGGCGCTGGCGCAGTTCCTCCATGCTCGGCGGCATCACAAAAATGTCCGTCAGACAGCGCTCCACCAGCTCATCGTCACAGCCGCGTACCTGCACTGCCCCCTGGACATCGATGTCCATAAAGACATCCACCCCCCGCCGCAGGTAATCATAGACATAGCTCTTCAGCGTCCCATACCACCGGTTATGCACCCGCGCGTATTCGAAGAATTCTCCCCGGTCCACCCGGGCCAGGAAATCCTCTTCCTCCAGGAAAAAGTAATCTTTTCCATGCTCCTCCCCCGGCCTTGGCGCACGCGTCGTACAGGAGACGGAAAACACACCCTTTTCCCCATCGCACACCTTCCTGCACAGCGTCGTTTTCCCCGTGCCGGATGGACCGGAAACAACGACGAGCAGACCCAGGCGCGGAGACGAAAGATTCATGCCCCAGCGTTTAGCGATGCCATCGCCCGCTGCAACTGAAAGCACTATTCATCCTCTTCATCCGCCTGCCCGCTGCCATCCGCCGCATCCTCTTTTTTGATGCGTTTAAAATGCAGTTGCAGCACCCGGCGTAGATCCGCCTTCGTCGTTGTCACTTCGTAATCCTCGATAATCACCTGCTCACCCACCTTCGGCAGATGCCCCAGCAGATGCGTCACATAGCCGCCGATGGTCGTCACATCCTCGCTCTCGATCTCCAGGCCCGCTTGGTCCGTCAGCTCATACAGGTT
The window above is part of the Prosthecobacter fusiformis genome. Proteins encoded here:
- the gmk gene encoding guanylate kinase → MNLSSPRLGLLVVVSGPSGTGKTTLCRKVCDGEKGVFSVSCTTRAPRPGEEHGKDYFFLEEEDFLARVDRGEFFEYARVHNRWYGTLKSYVYDYLRRGVDVFMDIDVQGAVQVRGCDDELVERCLTDIFVMPPSMEELRQRLSGRNTESAEAFELRMLNAEAELQHWSNYRYCLVSDTRESDEQRFRALLEGEKMRTSLVI